In Desulfatibacillum aliphaticivorans DSM 15576, a genomic segment contains:
- a CDS encoding cobalamin B12-binding domain-containing protein has translation MNTNQEKTYNDLQQAVSEADMDLLAAAFESSPDPRQALDALTKGLDAVRKKLGDYRSSVAEFLLCVDVMRAGLRKIKDACPKDGDMPVVVIGVVRGDVHDLGKNIVGGVLEAYGYRVVDLGRDVAPLEFVEAVEKQGASVLALSAMMSTPLADMARTIEICRNRLPHVKVLVGGAALDQDAAQSMGADGYAESVVGVPGSLKSVMTAGKIRASRVFVDYDKKLRVEEVEAASPPEQKYNS, from the coding sequence ATGAATACCAACCAGGAGAAGACATATAATGACTTGCAGCAAGCCGTATCTGAAGCGGACATGGATTTGCTTGCAGCGGCCTTTGAAAGCAGTCCTGACCCGCGCCAGGCGCTTGATGCCCTGACCAAAGGCCTGGACGCGGTCAGGAAAAAATTGGGGGACTACCGCTCCTCCGTGGCCGAGTTCCTCCTGTGCGTGGACGTAATGCGCGCCGGCCTCAGGAAGATCAAGGACGCCTGCCCCAAAGACGGAGACATGCCCGTGGTCGTCATCGGAGTGGTCCGGGGAGACGTCCACGATTTGGGCAAGAACATAGTCGGCGGAGTGTTGGAAGCCTATGGATATCGGGTGGTGGACCTGGGCAGGGACGTGGCGCCTTTGGAGTTTGTGGAGGCCGTGGAAAAGCAGGGCGCTTCCGTGCTGGCTCTTTCCGCCATGATGTCCACGCCTTTGGCGGACATGGCCCGCACCATTGAAATCTGTAGAAATCGCCTGCCTCATGTTAAGGTGTTGGTGGGCGGCGCAGCCCTGGACCAGGATGCGGCCCAAAGCATGGGCGCTGACGGCTACGCCGAGTCCGTCGTTGGCGTTCCCGGCAGCTTAAAAAGCGTCATGACTGCCGGAAAAATCCGGGCCTCCCGCGTTTTTGTGGATTACGACAAGAAGCTCAGGGTGGAAGAGGTGGAAGCCGCCTCGCCCCCGGAACAAAAATACAACTCATAA
- a CDS encoding vitamin B12 dependent-methionine synthase activation domain-containing protein, translating into MPLFQPPLPKPEAVLEEYFHQLGYPKIEEVPSQIKAIAVPTLEKVINLAQPLAMYEVTEIQEVGEAAITCKGMEISSRLWAELIGKTPEPRKIAVFAVTLGKKLEEESARLQEKAMAMGFFMHAAGAVVAEKAVDAVQYVIGRDSAFEGLVMSRRFSPGYCDWPTEGQKDLFAFLKPEKIGITASEGWAMTPSKSVTGAIAFAPELPSLSPCRSCPSKDCDHRRK; encoded by the coding sequence ATGCCCTTATTTCAACCGCCCTTGCCCAAGCCCGAAGCCGTCCTGGAGGAGTATTTCCATCAGTTGGGATACCCTAAAATCGAGGAAGTCCCGTCCCAGATAAAGGCCATCGCCGTCCCGACCTTGGAAAAAGTGATCAACCTGGCCCAGCCTTTGGCCATGTACGAGGTTACGGAGATTCAAGAAGTCGGCGAGGCTGCCATTACCTGCAAGGGCATGGAAATATCCAGCAGATTGTGGGCGGAGTTGATCGGAAAAACGCCGGAACCTCGGAAGATTGCCGTGTTTGCCGTGACCCTGGGCAAGAAGCTGGAGGAGGAAAGCGCCCGGCTTCAGGAAAAAGCCATGGCCATGGGATTTTTCATGCATGCGGCCGGAGCCGTGGTCGCCGAAAAAGCGGTGGATGCGGTGCAATACGTGATCGGAAGGGATTCGGCCTTTGAGGGCCTGGTTATGTCGCGAAGATTTTCGCCGGGATATTGCGACTGGCCCACGGAAGGGCAAAAGGATTTGTTTGCATTTTTAAAGCCGGAAAAAATCGGAATAACCGCCTCGGAGGGTTGGGCCATGACGCCGTCCAAGTCCGTCACCGGGGCCATTGCTTTCGCCCCTGAACTGCCGAGCCTCAGCCCGTGCAGGTCCTGCCCCAGCAAGGATTGCGACCACCGGAGGAAATGA
- the budA gene encoding acetolactate decarboxylase: MKQVFRVPAIFCIFILLAGCATTQQDTITQYSFIDAILAGAYDGQEKCSKILEHGDMGIGTFDGLDGEMVVLDRQIYQVKYDGSVVTPGPEETTPFACVAEFLPDKAVNIIPGTDLKGLMHVTDLAVPNQNIFLAVKATGTFSTMLTRSVPEQTKPYPPLVEVTKNQSQFHMKNVKGTVVGFRTPPYAKGIGVPGYHLHFLSDDKTQGGHILALTFEQGAVEIDLCNRFVLINPKDESGLKDMDFSKDRTHELEQAEKKHE, from the coding sequence ATGAAGCAGGTTTTCCGGGTTCCCGCGATTTTTTGCATCTTCATTCTTCTTGCGGGGTGCGCGACAACCCAGCAGGATACGATCACCCAATATTCGTTTATCGACGCAATATTGGCGGGCGCCTACGACGGCCAGGAGAAATGCAGCAAAATCCTTGAACACGGCGACATGGGCATTGGCACCTTTGACGGCCTGGACGGAGAAATGGTTGTCCTGGACCGGCAAATCTACCAGGTGAAGTACGACGGCAGCGTTGTGACGCCCGGTCCTGAGGAAACCACGCCGTTCGCCTGCGTTGCGGAATTTCTGCCAGACAAGGCTGTAAACATCATCCCCGGAACCGACCTGAAAGGCCTCATGCACGTCACGGACCTGGCCGTGCCCAACCAGAACATCTTTTTGGCCGTCAAAGCCACCGGAACCTTTTCCACGATGCTCACCCGGAGCGTGCCCGAGCAGACCAAGCCCTATCCGCCTTTGGTGGAGGTCACCAAAAACCAGTCCCAATTTCATATGAAAAACGTCAAGGGCACGGTGGTGGGTTTCCGCACGCCCCCTTACGCCAAGGGCATCGGCGTGCCCGGATATCACCTGCACTTTTTGTCTGACGATAAAACACAAGGCGGCCACATCCTGGCCCTGACCTTTGAACAAGGCGCCGTGGAAATCGACTTGTGCAACCGGTTCGTGCTGATCAACCCCAAGGATGAATCCGGGCTGAAAGACATGGATTTTTCCAAGGACCGCACCCACGAGTTGGAGCAGGCCGAGAAAAAACACGAATAG
- a CDS encoding STAS domain-containing protein — translation MRIHSKQEQDVMILTPMEKNIDASIQDEFKAALVEAIDEGHKKIVLDLSHVKFLDSSGLGVMVAMVKKLSGSGALAFCGIQEQVGQVFSLTRLDRVFNIYPNKNVALDALVSKGPATEGAV, via the coding sequence ATGAGAATACATTCCAAGCAAGAACAAGACGTCATGATTCTGACCCCCATGGAGAAGAACATCGACGCTTCCATTCAGGATGAGTTTAAAGCCGCCTTGGTGGAAGCCATTGACGAGGGGCATAAAAAGATCGTCCTGGATCTTTCGCACGTCAAGTTTCTGGATTCCAGCGGCCTGGGAGTCATGGTGGCCATGGTGAAAAAGCTCTCCGGCTCCGGCGCCCTGGCCTTTTGCGGGATTCAGGAGCAGGTGGGCCAGGTTTTCAGCCTTACGCGGCTGGACAGGGTCTTTAATATTTATCCCAACAAAAACGTGGCCCTTGATGCGTTGGTTTCCAAAGGGCCCGCGACGGAAGGAGCAGTGTAA
- a CDS encoding glycogen/starch/alpha-glucan phosphorylase → MEGELYVRLGYTMDALYRSITRHLAYSLGVVPTQASKRDIYLALSYSVRDRLLEKMLKTNQRYEDSGAKRLYYLSMEFLIGRSLANNLRAMKIYDQVAEALQLLGTDVETICDQERDAALGNGGLGRLAACFLDSMASLDMPGFGYGLHYDYGLFEQDISNGYQREKPDSWISEAPALQVERADAACIVPMYGRIEETKDKWGRHNPLWLGWNLVTGVPYDIPIAGYGGLTVNRLRLFAARPSTEFDIKIFNEGDYLRAVEQKIESEKISKILYPKDSYEAGRELRLIQEYFLVACSLNDIVRTYEKDYSDFNKFPEKVAIQLNDTHPALAVAELMRILVDQKWVPWERAWDITNRTIAYTNHTLLPEALEKWPESLLARLLPRHLQFIYDINQQFLDRVVTLWPGDVDRMRNMSIMEEGPPRQVRMANLAIVGAHSVNGVSALHTDLIKKSLAPNFFEMWPERFNNKTNGITPRRWLCVANPNLHDLIEDAIGPGFVTDLERLRELEPFAEDPAFCEKFMQVKHGNKERLKDVIFNTTVVEVDPASLFDVQVKRIHEYKRQLMNVLGIIWEYLALTEDGVEPVSPKTFIFAGKAAPGYWAAKQLIKLIHNVGNTIEDDPKARDFLKVAFAPNFRVTLAEQIIPAADISQQISTAGFEASGTGNMKFALNGALTIGTMDGANIEISQKVGRENIYICGLTAYEIEKMKRAGSYKPKAMYDKHPMIKRVVDSLASDRFCPRESGLFAWLKDYLLADNEMFFHLADLESYVKTRELSTQEYVDKTLWAKKAILNVARVGHFSSDRTIRQYAEEIWDLVAIPPTEAEKSGKLKYTPSDPSSIATARAW, encoded by the coding sequence ATGGAAGGCGAACTGTACGTCAGGCTTGGATATACCATGGATGCTCTATACCGGAGCATCACAAGGCATTTGGCTTACTCCCTGGGGGTTGTGCCGACCCAGGCCTCAAAGCGGGACATCTATTTGGCCCTATCCTATTCGGTCAGGGACCGCCTGCTTGAAAAAATGCTCAAGACAAACCAAAGGTACGAAGACTCCGGCGCGAAACGGCTGTATTATCTTTCCATGGAGTTTCTCATAGGAAGATCCCTGGCCAACAACCTGCGGGCCATGAAGATTTACGATCAGGTGGCCGAGGCCTTGCAACTTTTGGGCACGGACGTGGAAACCATCTGCGACCAGGAGCGGGACGCGGCCCTGGGCAACGGCGGCTTGGGCCGTCTGGCCGCCTGCTTTCTGGATTCCATGGCCAGCCTGGACATGCCGGGATTCGGGTATGGGCTCCATTACGACTACGGCCTGTTCGAACAGGATATCAGCAACGGATATCAGCGGGAAAAGCCCGACTCCTGGATTTCGGAAGCGCCGGCCTTGCAGGTGGAGCGTGCGGACGCCGCGTGCATCGTGCCCATGTACGGCAGGATCGAGGAGACCAAGGACAAATGGGGCCGCCACAATCCCCTTTGGCTGGGCTGGAACCTGGTTACGGGCGTGCCCTACGACATCCCCATCGCCGGATACGGCGGGTTGACGGTGAACCGCCTTAGGTTGTTTGCGGCCCGGCCTTCCACGGAGTTCGATATCAAGATCTTTAACGAAGGCGACTACTTGCGGGCCGTGGAGCAGAAAATCGAGTCGGAAAAAATCTCCAAGATTCTCTATCCCAAGGATTCCTACGAGGCGGGGCGTGAATTGCGGCTGATCCAGGAATACTTTCTGGTGGCCTGCTCCTTGAACGACATCGTCCGCACCTACGAAAAGGATTACAGCGATTTTAACAAGTTCCCGGAAAAAGTGGCGATCCAATTGAACGACACCCACCCCGCCCTGGCCGTGGCCGAGTTAATGCGGATTCTGGTGGACCAAAAATGGGTCCCCTGGGAGCGCGCCTGGGACATCACCAACCGGACCATCGCCTACACCAACCACACGCTTCTGCCCGAAGCCCTGGAAAAATGGCCGGAATCGCTCCTGGCCAGGCTGTTGCCGCGCCATCTCCAGTTCATATACGACATCAATCAGCAGTTCCTGGACAGGGTGGTCACCCTGTGGCCCGGCGACGTGGACCGCATGCGTAACATGTCCATTATGGAGGAAGGCCCTCCCAGGCAGGTGCGCATGGCTAACCTGGCTATTGTCGGCGCTCATTCCGTCAACGGGGTTTCCGCGCTGCACACGGATCTGATTAAAAAATCCCTGGCGCCCAATTTCTTTGAAATGTGGCCTGAACGCTTTAACAACAAAACCAACGGGATTACGCCTCGCCGCTGGCTGTGCGTGGCCAACCCCAATCTGCATGACTTGATTGAGGACGCCATCGGCCCGGGCTTTGTCACGGACCTGGAAAGGCTCCGGGAACTGGAGCCGTTCGCCGAGGATCCGGCCTTTTGCGAGAAGTTTATGCAAGTCAAGCACGGCAACAAGGAGCGCCTGAAGGACGTCATCTTCAACACCACGGTGGTGGAGGTGGATCCCGCCTCTTTGTTCGACGTTCAGGTCAAGCGCATTCACGAATATAAACGGCAACTTATGAACGTGCTGGGGATTATCTGGGAGTACCTGGCCCTGACTGAGGACGGCGTGGAGCCGGTCAGCCCCAAGACATTCATCTTCGCAGGCAAGGCCGCCCCCGGATACTGGGCCGCCAAGCAATTGATCAAGCTGATCCACAACGTGGGCAACACCATAGAGGACGATCCCAAGGCCCGGGACTTTTTAAAAGTGGCCTTTGCGCCCAATTTTCGGGTGACTCTTGCGGAGCAAATCATCCCGGCGGCGGACATCAGCCAGCAGATTTCCACGGCGGGGTTCGAAGCCTCGGGCACGGGTAACATGAAGTTCGCCCTGAACGGCGCCTTGACCATCGGCACCATGGACGGCGCCAATATCGAAATCTCCCAAAAAGTCGGCCGGGAAAACATTTACATTTGTGGGCTGACAGCGTATGAAATCGAGAAAATGAAGCGCGCGGGCAGCTACAAACCCAAGGCCATGTACGACAAGCATCCTATGATCAAGCGGGTGGTGGACTCCTTGGCCAGCGACCGTTTCTGCCCCCGGGAGTCCGGGCTGTTTGCCTGGCTGAAGGATTATCTGCTGGCGGATAATGAAATGTTTTTCCACCTGGCGGACCTGGAATCCTATGTGAAAACCAGGGAACTGTCCACCCAGGAATATGTGGACAAAACCCTCTGGGCGAAAAAAGCGATCCTGAACGTGGCTCGCGTAGGCCATTTTTCCTCGGACAGGACCATCCGGCAATACGCTGAAGAAATCTGGGATCTGGTTGCCATTCCCCCAACCGAGGCGGAGAAATCCGGCAAGTTAAAATACACTCCCAGCGATCCTTCATCCATCGCCACGGCAAGGGCTTGGTGA